A single Lactuca sativa cultivar Salinas chromosome 8, Lsat_Salinas_v11, whole genome shotgun sequence DNA region contains:
- the LOC111906708 gene encoding uncharacterized protein LOC111906708 → MGVDYYKILQVDKNAKDDDLKKAYRKLAMKWHPDKNPNNKKEAEAKFKQISEAYDVLSDPQKRAVYDQYGEEGLKGQVPPPDAAGGPGGATYFSTGGGTPFSFNPRNADDIFAEFFGFRGAGGGGDPSGMRGVRFSSNSFGDNMGGFENIFSSFGGGGGGGSPFGNSAGGGGAFSSGPRKDPPIERPLPCTLEELYKGTTKKMKISRDIADISGKTMSVEEILNINIKPGWKKGTKITFPEKGNEQPNTTPADLVFIIDEKPHSTFTRDGNDLVVTRRISLAEALTGYTVHLTTLDGRNLTVPINNVIHPAYEEVVPREGMPISKDPTSKGNLRIKFDVKFPARLTPAQKSKIKELLNG, encoded by the exons ATGGGCGTGGATTATTACAAGATTTTGCAAGTGGATAAGAACGCTAAAGACGATGATTTGAAGAAAGCTTACAGGAAGCTTGCGATGAAGTGGCATCCTGATAAGAACCCTAATAATAAGAAGGAAGCAGAAGCTAAGTTTAAACAGATCTCTGAAGCATATGAT GTTCTCAGCGATCCTCAGAAAAGAGCAGTATATGATCAGTATGGTGAAGAAGGGCTCAAGGGTCAGGTGCCACCACCAGATGCAGCTGGAGGTCCTGGCGGAGCCACCTACTTCTCCACCGGCGGAGGCACACCATTCTCATTCAATCCAAGAAACGCCGATGACATCTTCGCAGAGTTTTTCGGGTTCAGGGGAGCAGGAGGCGGTGGAGATCCATCCGGTATGAGAGGTGTAAGGTTTTCCAGTAATTCATTTGGGGACAACATGGGAGGATTCGAAAACATCTTCAGCTCCTTCGGCGGCGGCGGCGGCGGTGGCTCGCCCTTTGGTAATAGTGCCGGCGGTGGCGGTGCATTCAGTTCAGGTCCCCGGAAAGACCCTCCGATCGAAAGGCCTCTTCCATGTACCCTCGAAGAGCTTTACAAAGGTAcaacgaagaagatgaagatctctAGAGACATCGCTGACATCAGCGG aaAAACAATGTCGGTGGAGGAGAtcttaaacatcaacataaagCCCGGATGGAAAAAGGGCACGAAGATCACCTTCCCGGAGAAAGGAAACGAGCAACCAAACACGACGCCGGCGGATCTCGTCTTCATCATCGATGAAAAACCTCACAGCACTTTCACTCGCGATGGCAACGACCTGGTGGTGACACGGCGGATCAGTTTGGCAGAAGCGTTGACTGGTTACACAGTTCATTTGACCACCCTTGATGGCCGGAATCTGACTGTTCCGATCAATAATGTGATCCATCCGGCGTACGAGGAGGTGGTTCCTAGAGAAGGTATGCCGATTTCTAAAGATCCGACGAGCAAAGGGAACCTGAGAATCAAGTTTGATGTGAAGTTTCCGGCGAGGTTAACTCCGGCTCAGAAGAGCAAGATTAAAGAGTTATTGAATGGTTAG